A DNA window from Polyangium spumosum contains the following coding sequences:
- a CDS encoding fatty acid desaturase family protein — protein sequence MQGNELVAVTRPFAIEDRARSIYHVASTFAVLALATAVAAAAPWRSLRIFGSVLEGLVIVRAFILAHDFQHGALLRKSKVGSVIFGLYGALVLTPPRVWRQTHNYHHAHTAKIVGAQIGSYPVMTVEMWKRAPRSKRIAYAIARHPLTILFGYLTIFLGGMCVSAFLRNPRENWDSAAAFVLHAGLVATITYFFGWEMTLLVLVGPLFIACALGSYLFYAQHNFPGVHMQPRQTWTFARAAVESSSFMRCGPIMSYFTGDIGYHHVHHLNAAIPFYRLREAMAAIPELQVEPQTSLSPRDVLHCFSLKLWDPQAGKMVPFPKDAPPPQEVAEAA from the coding sequence ATGCAGGGAAACGAGCTCGTCGCCGTCACGCGTCCTTTCGCCATCGAGGATCGAGCGCGCAGCATTTATCACGTCGCCTCGACGTTCGCCGTGCTCGCGCTCGCGACCGCCGTCGCCGCCGCGGCGCCGTGGCGGTCGCTGCGGATCTTCGGCAGCGTGCTCGAGGGCCTCGTGATCGTGCGCGCGTTCATTCTGGCGCACGACTTCCAGCACGGGGCGCTCTTGCGCAAGTCCAAGGTAGGCAGCGTGATCTTCGGCCTCTACGGCGCGCTCGTGCTCACGCCGCCGCGGGTCTGGCGGCAGACGCACAACTACCACCACGCGCACACGGCGAAGATCGTGGGCGCGCAGATCGGCTCGTATCCGGTGATGACGGTGGAGATGTGGAAGCGCGCGCCGCGCAGCAAGCGGATCGCGTATGCGATCGCGCGCCACCCGCTGACGATCCTCTTCGGCTACCTGACGATCTTCCTCGGCGGGATGTGCGTCTCTGCGTTCCTCCGCAATCCCAGGGAGAACTGGGATTCGGCGGCGGCGTTCGTCCTGCACGCGGGGCTCGTCGCGACGATCACGTATTTCTTCGGCTGGGAGATGACGCTGCTCGTCCTCGTGGGCCCGCTCTTCATCGCCTGCGCGCTCGGCTCGTATCTCTTTTATGCCCAGCACAACTTCCCGGGCGTGCACATGCAGCCGAGGCAAACCTGGACGTTCGCGCGCGCGGCCGTGGAGTCGTCGAGCTTCATGCGCTGCGGGCCGATCATGAGTTATTTCACGGGTGACATCGGTTATCACCACGTGCACCACCTGAACGCGGCGATCCCGTTCTACCGGCTGCGCGAGGCGATGGCGGCGATCCCGGAGCTCCAGGTCGAGCCGCAGACGAGCCTGTCGCCGCGCGACGTCCTGCATTGCTTCTCGCTCAAGCTCTGGGATCCGCAGGCCGGCAAGATGGTGCCGTTCCCGAAGGACGCGCCGCCGCCGCAGGAAGTGGCGGAGGCGGCCTGA
- a CDS encoding thiamine biosynthesis protein: protein MPQANARPRRTWTVLFVATLAACSRGSAPSEVTSPAGGSSAVNEAGAATASAPPARSPRLDDPRWQRAMGEDPAGLAALADALGATGLVEALGDGGVIQRTALLALPLADDADLALGPLGGRALVTTGEERAAVLEALLGVAGRPADAREMLDPEGAGEAAAAVLSIANDASLPREHRALAVSAARALAEKKLLDPAKIPAELDPP, encoded by the coding sequence ATGCCGCAAGCGAACGCGCGCCCGAGGCGAACGTGGACCGTGCTTTTCGTGGCGACCCTCGCCGCGTGTAGCCGCGGCTCTGCGCCGTCGGAGGTGACCTCGCCGGCGGGGGGTTCGTCGGCGGTGAACGAGGCGGGCGCGGCGACGGCGAGCGCGCCGCCCGCGAGGAGCCCGCGGCTCGACGATCCGCGGTGGCAGCGGGCGATGGGCGAGGATCCGGCGGGCCTCGCGGCGCTCGCGGATGCGCTCGGCGCCACGGGGCTCGTGGAGGCGCTCGGGGACGGCGGGGTGATCCAGCGGACGGCGCTGCTCGCATTGCCGCTCGCGGACGACGCGGATCTCGCGCTGGGGCCGCTCGGCGGGCGGGCGCTCGTGACGACGGGTGAGGAGCGCGCGGCCGTGCTCGAGGCCCTGCTCGGCGTGGCGGGTCGGCCTGCGGACGCGCGCGAGATGCTGGATCCGGAGGGCGCCGGGGAGGCCGCTGCGGCCGTGCTCTCGATCGCGAACGACGCCTCGCTCCCGCGCGAGCACCGGGCCCTCGCGGTCTCCGCGGCGCGGGCGCTCGCCGAGAAGAAGCTCCTCGACCCGGCGAAGATCCCCGCCGAGCTCGATCCTCCGTAG